The stretch of DNA CGCTCACTGCAATATAGGGCGCAGACAACGCCTGTTCGATGACCGACGGCTGGTCGCTGAAACGTTCCAAATCGTTATAGGCCGGGATGCCGTGCAGCGCCATATCCAGCCCTTCTTCTTCCTCTGCCGCGGCTACCCTTAGTCCGACGGTTTTCTTTAGCATATTGGCGAATCCGTAACTCAAGAAAAATCCCCAGGCGGATATGACGAATCCGCCCAACGTCTGCACAACCAGCAAATGGATATGCCCGGCAGTCAAAAAGCCTTCCTGCAAGTCGAACAGCCCGACGGCAATGGTGCCGAACAGTCCGTTCACACCGTGCACCGCGACTGCGCCGACCGGGTCGTCAATTTTCAATTTGTCGATTGCGGCCGTGCCCCAAATTACCAGCAAACCGGCAATCATGCCGATCAAAATGGCCGCTTCGGAACTGACATATGCACACCCCGCCGTTATCGCAACCAACCCGGCCAAAGCGCCGTTGATCGTAAAACTGGGGTCCGCTTTGCCGAAACGATACAACGAAAACAGCATGGCCGCCGCGCCTCCGGCCGCCGCAGCCAATGCCGTATTTAGCGCAATGGCGGACAAATTGGCGGAAAAAACGTTAAGCGTACTCCCGGCATTAAAGCCAAACCAGCCAAACCACAAGATAAATCCGCCAGCGGAAGCAAGCGGTATATTGCTGGGAGCAAATACGTTCACACTCCCGTCCGAATTAAACCGTCCCCGCCGCGGGCCCAAAACGCAGGCAAACGCCAACGCCGACCATCCGCCCAGGGCGTGTATAACCGTCGAACCGGCGAAATCTTTCATGCCCAATGATGCCAGCCAACCGTCGGCATTCCAAACCCAATGCCCGGAAATCGGGTAGAGAATCGCGGTCATAAACACGGCGATCAAAATATACGCTTTAAACGACATCCGTTCGGCAACGGCGCCGGAAATGATGGAAATGCCGGCAATGGCAAAGCCCACTTGAAACAGCACAAACGCCGGCATTGAAAGTGGCATCGGCAAATTTACATGCTGCGCGGCTCGCCAAAGGGCAATGCCGATTAATCCGCCATGATCTTTTCCGTACATCAAGCCGAACCCGATTAAATAATATGCCAAAGTGCCGATCGTCAAATCGACAAATATTTTCATCGTGACGTTCACTGCGTTTTTCGTACGGACAAAGCCGGCTTCGAGCAAACTAAAGCCGCCCTCCATAAACAACACCATCGCTGAAGCGATGATTACCCACATAGTGTTTAACGCGATGTCAGCTCCAGCATTCATGTTGTTTCCCTCCTAATGTATCTATCTAAAATTATAGATACATTATAGGTGCGCAACCTTCATTCGTCGCAGGTCATGTCACGTTTTATCACAAACTTTGTTAACTTTTCAGCTCGTCAATCGTTTCGTCGACTTTCCCGGTCCTTATATTATACATTTCTTGAACCGGCAGGACGAAAATCTTCCCATCGCCCGCTTCGCCTGTTTGCGCCGTTTTGATGATCGTTTGAATCGTTTCATTTACTTTGTAGTCGGAAACGATCATTTCCATCTTGACTTTATAATGCAAATTTACCGTGTACGATTTGCCTCTGTAGATGCCGGTGGCGTTCTTTTGCTGGCCGCGCCCCTGCACTTGTGTAACCGTAAAACCCGTTACATTGATTTCCCGGAGTCGTTCGATAACCTCACGAAGTTTTTCCGGGCGAAAAATGGCAACGATTTGTTTCATATTGTTGGCCCTCCAGTGATATCCGGCAATTTCCACTTCAATTGCATTATAACACACCCTCTTTTAAACCCCATAAAAAAAGACTGCCTGCTTGCGCAACAGGCAATCT from Bacilli bacterium encodes:
- a CDS encoding ammonium transporter codes for the protein MNAGADIALNTMWVIIASAMVLFMEGGFSLLEAGFVRTKNAVNVTMKIFVDLTIGTLAYYLIGFGLMYGKDHGGLIGIALWRAAQHVNLPMPLSMPAFVLFQVGFAIAGISIISGAVAERMSFKAYILIAVFMTAILYPISGHWVWNADGWLASLGMKDFAGSTVIHALGGWSALAFACVLGPRRGRFNSDGSVNVFAPSNIPLASAGGFILWFGWFGFNAGSTLNVFSANLSAIALNTALAAAAGGAAAMLFSLYRFGKADPSFTINGALAGLVAITAGCAYVSSEAAILIGMIAGLLVIWGTAAIDKLKIDDPVGAVAVHGVNGLFGTIAVGLFDLQEGFLTAGHIHLLVVQTLGGFVISAWGFFLSYGFANMLKKTVGLRVAAAEEEEGLDMALHGIPAYNDLERFSDQPSVIEQALSAPYIAVSEKQI
- a CDS encoding P-II family nitrogen regulator, coding for MKQIVAIFRPEKLREVIERLREINVTGFTVTQVQGRGQQKNATGIYRGKSYTVNLHYKVKMEMIVSDYKVNETIQTIIKTAQTGEAGDGKIFVLPVQEMYNIRTGKVDETIDELKS